Genomic segment of Xanthomonas sp. DAR 35659:
TGTCGCCTAATCAGGCATTTGCGGTAACCGAAATGAGCTGATAGCTGGGTCGGGCGGCCCGAATTCGAACTCAAGCCAATCATCATCCTGGTCCGATCCCAAGCATTCGATCCTGGCAGATCTGAAGAGCTGCCCTGAAGCGAGACACGATCTGAACATATTGCGTTCGCCTTCCGTCCACCCATGGACTTCAGCAAATCGCTCATAGGACATAGCACCTGCCAGCAGTTCAAGCACTGCGCGCGCGGAAACTTTGATTCGATCTCCGCTTTGCTCATATCCTCCTTCCATGCTAGCGCTCCATTTTGAGTCAAAGTTACGACGGATGGCATTGTTTGGCATCATATGCGGCTCGGGAAGCATCTTGATGGCCTCCTCGAACACGCTGCTCAATGCGGCGACAACACCAGAAGTCAGGTGTGCCGGTCTACCGGAAGCAGCGGCAACCAAGACGCAGCGCAGGTATCGGCGCTCACGACGAGCGAAGGTCGATGCTGATTCCTGGGCCACTGTCACCAGCAAAACAAGATCAATTGTTTGGCTTCCGTGAAGGAAGTGCTCAGCGATCTGCTTGGCGCTGAATCCTTCCATTGTCTTATCTCGACTCAGTAGTGCGCAATCGCCATCGCAGACTAGGAGCATTCTGACGGTACCTTCAGGGGCACCTCTGAGCTGTCTGGTTTTGTCGCTTAGGCGATTGAACAGGACGTTGTTGTCGCGGCTCAAAACGCTATCGTACGCGCGATGCGAACCGCCAGAATAGTTACTGGGCCCTTTGTACTCGACGGTAAATTTGGCGCCGGGCTCGTCTACTTCTAGCAAGCTTGGCGTCGTCGGGGCGGTAGCTACTTTTCGGGCGAATGGCTTGAGATGTCGCTTTACGAGCTGTTCGAAAGCCGGTCCGGTGGGTATCAGAAGCTGCACTTTCTTCGAGCCGCTTTCTCCCGCTTCCAAGTGCGAGGCCGCAACATGAAATCCGCCCCCCTGAATGCCTGCCTTGCGGGCCTGCTGATGCAAAGCCTCAGATAGCCGTTCGAATTGATTGGCGCCGTGCAGTGCAGAGTCCGAAAGAGTCGTGATGTCTGCGACCACTGGGACGATCTGGTGTCGATATGAAACCGAAAACCAGAGGTCAGGCTTTCCATTGGTAAGTGGGCGCTCGTGCTCGACCAGTACGACTGACCCTAGCGCGTAGAGCCAGGCTAGCTCCCACATCTGCGGCAGTCGGTTCGTGCGCGCGGTGTTGAGCCGCCCAACCAGCTCTGCCAGTGGTCTCGCCGGCATCCACGGCGCGATGTTGTCCAGCATCTGCTGCATGGCGCGACGAGTGAAAACGAACATGTGCAGCTCGGTTCGCACGTTCAAGAGGAATGTTAACAGTAGCCGATCGCTTCGCTGGTTACTCGAACGCCACGGTAGCCACCCGATGTCGGCTTTGGGGTCGTAGGCTTCGGGCGCCTTCTGAAGATGGGTAGGGGGAAATATGAATTGTTCAGAATTTTATGCGCCATAGGGTGTCCGCGGCCGGGTTCACCATAGTTTGTACAAGCTGCACAACCTATGGACTTGCGATCAATGGCGCCAGCAGTTTTCTTTTGCGGGCGGAGGAATATACTGTCCCCCAGTATAGTTCCGAGACCCGAGATGCCGCACACGCCCCACGAGAAGAAGCGCGTCCTGGCCCGCATCCGCCGCGTGCGCGGACAGACGGAGGCGCTGGAGCGGGCGCTGGAGGGCGGCGCCGACTGCGCCGCGGTCCTGCAGCAGATCGCCGCGATCCGCGGCGCGGTCAATGGCCTGATGTCGGAAGTGATGCAGGCGCATATCCGCGAAGAATTCGGCCACGCCGCCGCCTCCGAGACGCAGCGCGCCGCGCGCGTGCGCGAGATGGGCATGCTGGTCCGTTCCTATCTCAAGTGATTCCGATCCCCACGACCCATCCCGTTATTCCAGGAGAAGCCTCATGAAATCCCGTGCCGCCGTCGCGTTCGAAGCCGGCCAGCCGCTGCAGATCGTCGAGATCGATGTCGAGCCGCCGCGCCAGGGCGAGGTGCTGGTCCGCATCACCCATACCGGTGTCTGCCACACCGATGCGTTCACGCTCTCCGGCGACGATCCGGAAGGCATCTTCCCCGCGGTGCTCGGCCATGAGGGCGGCGGCATCGTCGAGGCGGTCGGCGAGGGCGTGACCAGCGTCAAGGTCGGCGACCACGTGATCCCGCTGTATACGGCCGAATGCCGCAAGTGCAAGTTCTGCCTGTCCGGCAAGACCAACCTGTGCCAGGCGGTGCGCGCCACCCAGGGCAAGGGCCTGATGCCCGACGGCACCACGCGCTTCTCCTACAACGGCCAGCCAATCTACCACTACATGGGCTGCAGCACCTTCAGCGAGTACACCGTGGTACCGGAGATCTCGCTGGCGGTGGTCAATCCCGAGGCGCCGCTGGAAAAAGTGTGCCTGCTCGGTTGCGGCGTCACCACCGGCATCGGCGCGGTGCACAACACGGCCAAGGTCAAGGAAGGCGACAGCGTCGCGGTGTTCGGCCTGGGCGGCATCGGCCTGGCGGTGATCCAGGGCGCGGTGCAGGCCAAGGCCGGGCGCATCCTCGCCATCGACACCAATCCCGGCAAGTTCGAGCTGGCGCGCAGCATGGGCGCCACCGACTGCATCAATCCCAAGGACTACGCCAAGCCGATCCAGGAAGTCATCGTCGAACTGACCGATGGCGGCGTGGATTTCAGCTTCGAGTGCATCGGCAACGTGCACGTGATGCGCTCGGCGCTGGAGTGCTGCCACAAGGGCTGGGGCGAGAGCGTCATCATCGGCGTGGCCGGCGCCGGCCAGGAGATCAGCACGCGTCCGTTCCAACTGGTCACCGGCCGCGTGTGGCGCGGCAGCGCCTTCGGCGGCGTCAAGGGCCGCACCCAGTTGCCGGGCATGGTGGAGCAGGCGATGCACGGAGAGATCGATCTGGATCCGTTCATCACCCACACCTTGCCGCTGGACGAGATCAACGAGGCCTTCCACCTGATGCACGAGGGCAAGTCGATCCGCACCGTGATTCATTTCTGACCTGGCGGTCAGTGCGGCGCGCGGCCGCTTCCGCGCATGCAGGTACGCAACGAACCCGGGAGGGGCATGATGAGTACCGTAACGATTCATCCGTCGGTGGATGGGGGTGTGCGGGCGGGCGCGGAGAATTTCCAGGGCGGCACCCTGGAATGCCACTGCGCCGCCGACAAGGTCACCGTGGAGGTGGGCGCGCAGACCGCGCACAACCACGCCTGCGGCTGCACCAAGTGCTGGAAGCCGAAAGGCGCGACGTTCTCGGTGGTGGCGGTGGTGGGCCGCGACAAGGTCAAGGTCACCGTGCACGAGGAGAAGCTGAAGGTGGTCGACGAGAGTGCCACCATCCGCCGGCACGCCTGCACCGGCTGCGGCGTGCACATGTACGGCCGCATCGAGAACACCGAGCATCCGTTCTACGGGCTGGACTTCATCCATACCGAACTGTCGTCGCAGCAGGGCTGGTCGGCGCCGGGCTTCGCCGCGTTCGTGTCCTCGATCATCGAGAGCGGCACCCGCCCGGAAGCGATGGACGGCGTGCGCAGCCGCCTGCGCGAACTGAAGCTGGAGCCGTACGACTGCCTGTCGCCCCCGCTGATGGACGCGATCTCCACCCACGTCGCGCGCAAGAGCGGCGTGTTGCAGTAGCCCTGCCGCCACGGCGCGCCCGTGGCGGCGTCTCGGATGCGGCCGGCGTCGGTCCGGCCGCATCCCCCAATCCGGAATCCACCGAATGGAACGCATCGAACACCACGCCTGCTGCGGCGGCTGGCAGGACGTCTATCGCCACACGTCGAGCGTGCTCGGCTGCACGATGCACGTGGCCGTGTACCTACCGCCGCAGGCCGAGCATGCCGCACTGCCGGTGCTGTACTGGCTCAGCGGGCTCACCTGCACCGAGCAGAACTTCATCACCAAGGCCGGCGCGCAGCGCTACGCGGCCGAGCACGGGGTGATCCTGGTCGCGCCGGACACCAGCCCGCGCGGCGACGAGGTCGCCGATGCCGAAGGCTACGACCTGGGCAAGGGCGCCGGCTTCTACGTCAACGCCACCCGCGAACCGTGGGCCAGGCACTACCGGATGTACGACTACGTGGTGCAGGAGCTGCCTGGGTTGATCGAGGCCAACTTCCGCACCAATGGCGCGCGCGCGATCAGCGGCCATTCGATGGGCGGCCATGGCGCGCTGGTCATCGCGCTGAAGAATCCGGGCCGCTATCGCAGCGTGTCGGCATTCGCGCCGATCGTGGCGCCGTCGCAGGTGCCGTGGGGCGAGAAGGCCTTCGCCGCCTATCTCGGCGAGGACCGCGCCAGTTGGAAGGCCTACGACGCCACGGCCTTGATCGGCAGCGCCGCCGAGCGGCTGCCGTTGCTGATCGACCAGGGCGGCGGCGACGAGTTCCTTGACAAGCAGTTGCAGCCGCAGTTGCTGCAGGCCGCGGCCGATGCCGCCGGCTACCCGCTGACCTTGCGGGTGCAACCTGGATACGACCACAGCTACTACTTCATCGCCAGCTTCATCGGCGAGCACATCGCCCATCACGCGCGCGCGCTGCAGGGGTGAGCGTGCTGCGGTGGCGCGCCGGGCGCGCCGGGCACGCCGGGTGCGCTGGCGTCGGCGGTCGCATGTCCCAGCGCAGCGCGCTCCGCATTGTGGGCGAGGGCAGGGCGCGTGCTGGGGCATCGTTGTGGGGGCGACGGAAGGACACCGCTAGTAGCTTGCTTTCGCCACAATCCGCCGGATGCAGTGCGGCCCTGTAGGAGCGGCTTCAGCCGCGACGAGGCGTTCCCGGTAAAGCCCGTCGCGGCTGAAGCCGCTCCTACAGGGCACTTCCCGAAGGTGTCAGAAGTGCCCTGAAGTCGCTTCCACCACGGTATGTTGCCCATCAGGAGATACAGAGGTCCGCTCTGGCGCCGTCTTGTGGCGTGGTTGGCATTACGCCTCCGGTCGGTGCTCGCCGCCCCGGGCCGTGGCGATCGCGACGGCAAGATGACGTTGACGTGGCAGTTGCATGGCGATTCCGCTCGGGTATCGGCGCTACGCGTAAACAAATGCGCGGCGCGTCGTCCAATGCGCGGTTGTGCGATTGCCGTCGCGTTGGGTGAGATGGCGGCTCGCTAGATTCCTCGGCCACGCCATCGTGTCGTCCGGACTGGAGTCGCCCCATGCTCGCTTGCCGCAAATCCGCACCGTTGTTGTCGCGGCAGCGCTGGCGCAGTCCACTCAGCGCCTTGGCCATGCTCGGTTGCGCGTTGCTCGGCGCCTGCGCGGCGCTGGCGATCGGCGCGGCAACGGCATAGCGGGCTCGGCCGTCCCGCCTGGGGCTCCCTACGGCCGTTGATCGGCGCGGCCTCGGTGCGGCGCGCGATCGCAGGCCAGGGCGTGTCGCTGTCGACGTTGGTGGGCCGTGGGTGCACGTGGCGACTTGCCATGCAGCAGTGGTGCGACGCCTGCGCGAGGTACGGCATCCAGTTCGCATCGGGATCATGGCCGGCGGCGCGCGCCCCGACAGCTTCGGCGCGCACGCTTCGGCGCGCGCGTGGCACCGTCCCTGCGTGTCTGTATTCCCTGCCGCAGCCAAGCGTCACCGGCTCAGCGTGGGAGCCGTCCGGCCAGCGCGCCCAGCCGCCGCATCGCCCGTTCCAGGTTGTCGCTCCAGGGCTGGCCGCAGGTCAGGCGCAGGTGGTCGGCGTAGTCGCCGCGGCTGGAATACAGGTGCCCCGGCGAGGTGCCGATCCCCTCGGCCAGCGCCGCCTCGAACAGCGCCTGGCCGCTGCCGGCCTCGGGCAACTGCAGCCATAGCGACAGCCCGCCGGCGGGATCGCCGACCCTGGTGTCGGCCGGCCAGTGCCGCACGATCGCCTCGCGCAGGCGTTGGCCATTGTCGGCCAGGGTGCGGCGCAGCTTGCGCAGATGCCGTTCCAGGTCGTGCCGCTGCAGGTAGTCGGCCAGCGCCAGCTGCGGCAGGCTGGCGCCGCCGATGGTGGAGAAGTACTTGGCGCGGACCAGCGCGTCGGTCCAGGCGCCGCCGAGCAGCCAGCCCACGCGCAGGCCCGGCGCCAGCACCTTGGAGAACGCGCCGCAGGTGATCACGTTGCCGTGGCGGTCGAAGTGGCGCAGCGGGCGCGGCCGCTGCCCGGACCAGTCCAGCTCGCCGTAGATGTCGTCCTCGATCACCACGGTCCCGTGGCGCGCGCAGCTGTCCAGCAGTGCGCGCTTGGCGCTGTCCGGCGTCAGGCTGCCGAGCGGATTGTTGAAGTTGGGCACCAGCACCGCGGCGCGCGCGGGGGTGCGCTGCAGCAGTGCGTCCAGGCGCGCGGCGTCGATGCCGTGGCCGGCGCGGTTGGGCACTTCCAGCACCTTCAGCCGCAAGGCCGCGACCGCCTGCAGGATGCCGTGGTAGGTGGGCGTCTCCACCACCACCACGTCGCCGGGCGCGGTCAGGGTGCGCAGCGCCAGGCTGATCGCCTCCATCGCGCCGGCGGTCACCACCACTTCGTCCGCGGCCACGGTGGTCGCGCAGTGCGCATAGCGCTGCGCGATCTGCCGGCGCAGCGCGGCATGGCCCTGCGGCGGCGCGTAGTCGAGGGCGACGCCGCGGTTGCGGCGCAGTTGCCGCGACAGGGCGGCCGCCAGTTGCGCGCCCGGCAGCAATGCCGGCGCCGGCGTGGCGGTGTGCAGCGGCACCAGGTCCGAACGCGCGAGCATGTCGAGCACGCCCTGCAGCGCCGGGTTGTCGACCATGCCCGGGCTGCGCCGGCGCATCGGCGCGGTGGTGGCCGCCAGTGGCGCGGCGGCGGCGCGCACGAAGTAACCCGAGCGCGCGCGCGCCTGCACCCGGCCTTCGCGTTCCAGTTGCAGGCAGGCCTGCACCGCGGTGGCGGCGCTGATGCCGTGGCTGGCGGCCAATTGCCGGATCGACGGCAGGCGTTCGCCGGCGCGCAGCGTGCCGCGCTCGATCTGCTGGCGCAACTGCGCGGCGAGCGCTTCGTACAAGAGCATGCGGGCGCCTCATCTGTATCGGTGCATTTACAGCGTATCTGAATCTGTAATGGTCGTGCGCCCGGCCGCACACTGCTGCCTTGCCGAGCATCGTGCCGGCGTCCGCCGGCCATCGCGAGGTCAACCGTGTCGCTCTCCCTGTTCGTCGTCGATGCCTTCAGTACGGTCCGCTTCAAGGGCAATCCGGCCGCGGTGGTGCCGCTGCCGGCGTGGCTGCCGGATGCGTCGATGCAGGCCATCGCCAGCGAGAACAACCTGTCGGAGACCGCGTTCTTCGTGCGCGGCGCCGATGGCGTGTTCGACATCCGTTGGTTCTCGCCGCTGAAGGAAGTCGGCTTCTGCGGCCACGCCACGCTGGCCAGCGCGTTCGTGATCGACCGCCAGCGGCTGGCGCCGTTCCCGCTGCGGCTGCGCGCGGCGGCGGTGGGCGAACTCGGCGTGGCGCGGTGCGCCGACGGCAGCTTCGAGATGCGCTTCCCGAACCAGGCGCCGCAGGTGCTGGAAGCGCCGCCATCGGCCTTGTACGCCGCCTTGTCGATCGCGCCGCAGGCGGTCTACGCCAATGCCCAGGCGTACATCGCCGTCTACGCGGACGAGGACCAGGTGCGCGCGCTGGTACCGGACCTGGCGCGGATGCTGGCGTTGGCGCCGCGCGACGTCGCGGTCACCGCGCCGGGCCGCCAGCACGATTTCGTGTCGCGCTACTTCTGGCCGGCCAACGGCGGTGCCGAGGACCCGGTCACCGGGTCCATCCACGCCGCGCTGGCGCCGCTGTGGGCACGGGTGTTGGGCAAGCCGCAGCTGACCGCCTGGCAGGCCTCGGCCCGTGGTGGCGAACTCGGTTGCCGGGTCGAGGCGCAACACGTCCATGTGCGCGGCAGCGCGGTGCTGTACCTGCACGGGACGATCGCGTCGTGAGCGCGGCCGCCGTTCCCGCGGGCGCCGCGCGCCGCGCGCTGTGGCAATTGCTGCTGGCGGAGGTGCTGATCGGCTCGGTCGGCGTGTTCGTGCACGAGAGCGGCCAGGATCCGGTGACCGCGGTGTTCTACCGTTGCCTGTTCGGCGCGCTGTTCCTCACCGTGTGCGGCCTGTTCGGCGGCCAGCTGCGCGGGCTGTGGCGCGAGCGCAGGCTGCTGCGCGACGCCGCGCTCAGCGGGGTGCTGCTGGTACTGAACTGGGTGGCGCTGTTCGCCGGCATGGCGCGCTCGTCGATCGGCGTGGCGACGATGGTGTATCACGTGTTTCCGTTCGTGATGCTGATCCTGGCGGCGTTGCTGCAGGGCGAGCGCACGCGCCGTGGCGACCTCGGCTGGACGCTGCTGGCCTTCGTCGGCGTGGCCTGCTCGGCCGACCCGGCGCGGCTGTGGCGGACGGCCGATCGCGGCTATCTGCTCGGCATCGCGCTGACCCTGCTTGCGGCGCTGCTGTGCGGCGCGTCGCTGCTGCTGTCGCGGCGCATCAGCCGCGAGCGGCCGCTGGCGGTGGTGATGGTGCAGTGCTGGGTGGGGAGCGCGCTGCTCGTCGGGTTCTCCAGCGGCAGCGCCATGCATCCCGGACCGCATTGGCTATGGCTGGCGGGCCTGGGCGTCATCCACAGCGGCATCGTCTACGTGCTGTTCTATGCGTCCTACCGGCATCTGCACGTGGCGACGATCGCGGTGCTGGCGTTCGTCTATCCGCTGGTCACGCTGCTGCTGGACTACCTGCTGTACGGTCACCGCCTGGTCGCGGTGCAGTGGCTGGGCCTGGGCCTGATCGTGTCCGGCACGCTGGCGGTGAACCTGAAATGGCGTTGGCCGCAGCATGCGGCAGACACGGTGGCGGGCGACGTGGCGCGCTAACTGCCCGGCCCTGGGATCGCGGTTGGCAATGCGCGGTGGGAGCGACTTCAGTCGCGACGCGCTCCATCGGTAACGCCCGTCGCGACTGAAGTCGCTCCTACAGCGGCCGTGCAAGCCTGGCCGGTGCGGACGCTGCGCTCAACGCACGTTGCGCAATTCCCAGCCACTGCCGGCGAGCAGGCGCATGCGCTGCTTGAGGATATCGCCGGGAATGCTGGTGGTGGCGAGCAGATCGATGCGCAGATCGTCCTGCTTGCCGCTGACGCGGGCGGACGCATCGACCACGCCCAGCGCCGGGTCGACCTCGTCCGGTTCGGGCTGCAGCGCGCGCCAGCGCTCGAACCAGGCCGGGTCGCTCAGCGCCTGCTGCAACTGTTCGGCGAAGGCGTCGGCGCCGTGGGCGCTGAAGCTGAGCGTCGGCTCGCTGCCACGTGCGCGGGCGGGGTCGGGCAGGCTGATCGAATAGGTCACGGCCATGGCGGATCTCGGTTGGAGCGGTGCGGCGCAGCCTAGCAGGCGGCGCCGTGAGTGGGCCGTCTACGTGTGGGGGTCTGTAGGAGCGGCTTCAGCCGCGACCGAGATCCATCGGTAACGCCAGGTCGCGGCTGAAGCCGCTCCTACACAACGCGTGGGCGTGCGTGCGGCGCTAGGCGAAGGTATGCGGCCCATCGGCGAAGCCGAGGGTGATCGCGCCCTTGCCGACGTTGACCATGCCGGTCAGGCTCATCACGCTTTCCAGCACTTCCACCCCGTGCGCCTCGCAGGTCTGGCGCAGCGCCGTATAGCCGGGCAGGGCGCGCAGTTCGCTCAGTTCGCCGCCGTAGCTCAGGCACAGCGTCGGCGTCATCAGCCCGGCCGCCACGCGCTTGCCGACGAAGGCGAACAGTTTCTGCACCGCCGCGTCGAAGCCCTTGATCTTGGCCACCGGGGCGGTGTCGCCGCGATAGCCGTGCAGCACCGGCTTGATGTCCAGCGCGGTGCCGAGCGCGGCGCTGAGCAGGCCGACGCTGCGGTCGCCCTTGCTGCGCGCGCGGGCGCGCATGTAGTACAGGTCGCGGGCGATCATGTAGCCGTGCACGTTGCCGGCCAGTTCCTCCAGCCGTTCGCGGATCGCCTGCACGCTGGCGCCGGCCTCGCGCAGCCGCACCGCCTCCACCGCGGTCACCGCCTGCGCGGCGAACAGGTTCTGCGTGTCGAGCACCCGCAGCGCGAACGGCGAGGTGTGCCCGGCCGCCTGCCGGATCGGCTTGTAGTCGTTGAGGATGGCGAAGCTGGCCTGCAGCGCATGCTGGTGGATCGGGCTGCGGGTCTTGGTGATGGTCATGCAAAACACGTGGTCGTAGTCGATCACCAGCCGGCTCAGGAACAGCTCGCGGATCTGCGCCACGCTGAAGGGAATGGTCTCCGCCTCGGCGCCATGCTCGGCCACGTGCGCGTGCAGGAAGCTCAAGGTGGCCTCCTCGTCGCGATGATCGGCCAGCAGCGCCTCGCCGATGCGCACGCTGATCGGCAACAACACGATGTTGTGGTCTGCGATGTAGTCCTGTGGCAAGTCGCAGGCAGAATCCACCACGATCCCGATACGCATCTGGCCCCCTCCGGCGTCGCGCTTCGTCGATGCCGGCTAGGGTAGCGCAGACGGTGGGCGAGGGCGCGGCCGGGTCAGGCGCCGCGTTGCACGCCGACCGGCAGGTCCGCCAGCCGCGCCATCTCGCCGCGCTGCAGCAGCTGCGGGTCGGCCAGGACCGCCTGCATCAGCGGATGCGCATCGTTGCCCCACAGCAGCGTGTCGTCGATCTGCAGCGTCGGCACGCCGAACACACCGGCGGCAAGGGCCTGTTCGGTGTTGCCGCGCAGTTGCGCCTTGACCTGCGGATCGGCGATGGCGGCGGCCGCTTCGGCGATGCCCAACGCCTGCGCGACCGGGGCCAGCGCCGTTGCGTCGTCGCCGGCGCGGCCGTCGCGCCACAGCCAGTCGAACAGCCCGTCGATCGCCTGCGGGGTGCCGCCGGCGGCGATGCACAGCCGCAACGCGGCCAGCGGGTTGAACGGATGCGCCGGCGGAAAGCGCAGCGGCACGCCTTCCTGTTGCGCCTGCCACTGCACGAACTGGTAGGTGAAGCCGCGCTTGTGCGGGATTTCCGCCGGGCCGCGCGTGTGCAGATGCTGCAACACCGCGCCGAACACGATCGGCACCGGCACGATCTGCGCGAACGCGGGCAGCGCCTTGAGCTTGTGCCAGTGCAGATAGGAAAACGGCGAGACGAAATCGAAATACCAGTGCAGGCGCATCGTGCTTCTCCGGCGGACCACGGCCAGCTTAGCGCGATGCGCCGGAGGCCGGCGCATGCTGCAGTGCGAAGCGACCATGTCGCCGCGGCGTCGGGCTGGCGGCTGGCGTAGACAACGCGGCAGTGCCGGTCTCGCCCGGGTACGGGAACTGGGAAGCGTCGCACGCACGGAGGTTGGAGCGGATAGCGCTATTGCGCCAGCGCATGCCGCGCGCGCTTCTTTTCATAGCTCGCCGCCGCTGCGCCTTGCTAGGGTCCGCCGCGACAGCAGTGTCGCTGTCATGCGCCGACCGGCCAGGAGCATCGCCATGCATCACCCGCACGCCGTTCCGATCGCCACGTCAGTCCCATGCGTCCGTACGCCGCACGCTTCGCTGCGCCGGCGCCTGCTGCAGACCCTGTTCGCCGTCGCCTGCCTGGCGGCCGCGCCGCTGGCGCTGGCCGGGCCCTACAAGATCTTCGGCAACCACTACGCCTGGGTCAACAATTTCAACGACCCCAATAACGTCATCCAGGGCAGCTTCGGCACCGGCAGCACGCCGGAGCTGACGGTGACCTTCAATTTTTCCAGTTCCAATCTCTATGGCTACCCGGCGATCGTGCGCGGCTGGCACTACGACTGGAACCCGACCAGCGACACCCTGTTCCCGCGGCAGGTGTCCTCGCTCAGCACGATCCCGGTCAAGTTCAACTACAGTGCCGGCGGCAGCAACCTCGGCGGTGACTTCGCCTACGACCTGTTCTTCCGCCACGACACCAGCAAGGGCGTGCCGCAGCTGGAAGTGATGATCTGGGGCGGGCACAACTCCTGGCCGATCGGCACGCTCACTGCCAGCAACGTGATCAGCGCTGGCGGCTATACGTTCGATCTGTGGGAGGGCAACAACAGCGCTGCGGGTTACTACGTCTACACCTTCATCCCGCACGGCACCGCCGGGCAGCCCAACCTTCCCACCAGCGGCAGCCTCAACGTCGACGTCAAGCCGTTCCTGAACTGGCTGCAGGCCAACCGCAGCCAGGATCGCCGCTACAGCAACGCGCTGTACCTGCACGTGGTCGAGGCCGGGTTCGAGGTGGTGCGCGGCAACGGCTGGGCCAAGGTCAGCGCGACCATCGATGCGCATTGAGCCGGCGATGGGCGTGGCACCGGTGCGCATGCGTGGCGGGGACGCGGCAAGGCCGCGTGCCTGCTGATGGCTCGGGCCACGCCGCGCAGTGCGCCACGGCGTGCTGCAGGGCGCCTTTGCCGACTTCGGGAAGT
This window contains:
- a CDS encoding metal/formaldehyde-sensitive transcriptional repressor, coding for MPHTPHEKKRVLARIRRVRGQTEALERALEGGADCAAVLQQIAAIRGAVNGLMSEVMQAHIREEFGHAAASETQRAARVREMGMLVRSYLK
- a CDS encoding S-(hydroxymethyl)glutathione dehydrogenase/class III alcohol dehydrogenase; this encodes MKSRAAVAFEAGQPLQIVEIDVEPPRQGEVLVRITHTGVCHTDAFTLSGDDPEGIFPAVLGHEGGGIVEAVGEGVTSVKVGDHVIPLYTAECRKCKFCLSGKTNLCQAVRATQGKGLMPDGTTRFSYNGQPIYHYMGCSTFSEYTVVPEISLAVVNPEAPLEKVCLLGCGVTTGIGAVHNTAKVKEGDSVAVFGLGGIGLAVIQGAVQAKAGRILAIDTNPGKFELARSMGATDCINPKDYAKPIQEVIVELTDGGVDFSFECIGNVHVMRSALECCHKGWGESVIIGVAGAGQEISTRPFQLVTGRVWRGSAFGGVKGRTQLPGMVEQAMHGEIDLDPFITHTLPLDEINEAFHLMHEGKSIRTVIHF
- the gfa gene encoding S-(hydroxymethyl)glutathione synthase, whose amino-acid sequence is MSTVTIHPSVDGGVRAGAENFQGGTLECHCAADKVTVEVGAQTAHNHACGCTKCWKPKGATFSVVAVVGRDKVKVTVHEEKLKVVDESATIRRHACTGCGVHMYGRIENTEHPFYGLDFIHTELSSQQGWSAPGFAAFVSSIIESGTRPEAMDGVRSRLRELKLEPYDCLSPPLMDAISTHVARKSGVLQ
- the fghA gene encoding S-formylglutathione hydrolase, producing the protein MERIEHHACCGGWQDVYRHTSSVLGCTMHVAVYLPPQAEHAALPVLYWLSGLTCTEQNFITKAGAQRYAAEHGVILVAPDTSPRGDEVADAEGYDLGKGAGFYVNATREPWARHYRMYDYVVQELPGLIEANFRTNGARAISGHSMGGHGALVIALKNPGRYRSVSAFAPIVAPSQVPWGEKAFAAYLGEDRASWKAYDATALIGSAAERLPLLIDQGGGDEFLDKQLQPQLLQAAADAAGYPLTLRVQPGYDHSYYFIASFIGEHIAHHARALQG
- a CDS encoding PLP-dependent aminotransferase family protein produces the protein MLLYEALAAQLRQQIERGTLRAGERLPSIRQLAASHGISAATAVQACLQLEREGRVQARARSGYFVRAAAAPLAATTAPMRRRSPGMVDNPALQGVLDMLARSDLVPLHTATPAPALLPGAQLAAALSRQLRRNRGVALDYAPPQGHAALRRQIAQRYAHCATTVAADEVVVTAGAMEAISLALRTLTAPGDVVVVETPTYHGILQAVAALRLKVLEVPNRAGHGIDAARLDALLQRTPARAAVLVPNFNNPLGSLTPDSAKRALLDSCARHGTVVIEDDIYGELDWSGQRPRPLRHFDRHGNVITCGAFSKVLAPGLRVGWLLGGAWTDALVRAKYFSTIGGASLPQLALADYLQRHDLERHLRKLRRTLADNGQRLREAIVRHWPADTRVGDPAGGLSLWLQLPEAGSGQALFEAALAEGIGTSPGHLYSSRGDYADHLRLTCGQPWSDNLERAMRRLGALAGRLPR
- a CDS encoding PhzF family phenazine biosynthesis protein, which produces MSLSLFVVDAFSTVRFKGNPAAVVPLPAWLPDASMQAIASENNLSETAFFVRGADGVFDIRWFSPLKEVGFCGHATLASAFVIDRQRLAPFPLRLRAAAVGELGVARCADGSFEMRFPNQAPQVLEAPPSALYAALSIAPQAVYANAQAYIAVYADEDQVRALVPDLARMLALAPRDVAVTAPGRQHDFVSRYFWPANGGAEDPVTGSIHAALAPLWARVLGKPQLTAWQASARGGELGCRVEAQHVHVRGSAVLYLHGTIAS
- a CDS encoding DMT family transporter; this encodes MSAAAVPAGAARRALWQLLLAEVLIGSVGVFVHESGQDPVTAVFYRCLFGALFLTVCGLFGGQLRGLWRERRLLRDAALSGVLLVLNWVALFAGMARSSIGVATMVYHVFPFVMLILAALLQGERTRRGDLGWTLLAFVGVACSADPARLWRTADRGYLLGIALTLLAALLCGASLLLSRRISRERPLAVVMVQCWVGSALLVGFSSGSAMHPGPHWLWLAGLGVIHSGIVYVLFYASYRHLHVATIAVLAFVYPLVTLLLDYLLYGHRLVAVQWLGLGLIVSGTLAVNLKWRWPQHAADTVAGDVAR
- a CDS encoding DegV family protein; protein product: MRIGIVVDSACDLPQDYIADHNIVLLPISVRIGEALLADHRDEEATLSFLHAHVAEHGAEAETIPFSVAQIRELFLSRLVIDYDHVFCMTITKTRSPIHQHALQASFAILNDYKPIRQAAGHTSPFALRVLDTQNLFAAQAVTAVEAVRLREAGASVQAIRERLEELAGNVHGYMIARDLYYMRARARSKGDRSVGLLSAALGTALDIKPVLHGYRGDTAPVAKIKGFDAAVQKLFAFVGKRVAAGLMTPTLCLSYGGELSELRALPGYTALRQTCEAHGVEVLESVMSLTGMVNVGKGAITLGFADGPHTFA
- a CDS encoding 2-hydroxychromene-2-carboxylate isomerase, encoding MRLHWYFDFVSPFSYLHWHKLKALPAFAQIVPVPIVFGAVLQHLHTRGPAEIPHKRGFTYQFVQWQAQQEGVPLRFPPAHPFNPLAALRLCIAAGGTPQAIDGLFDWLWRDGRAGDDATALAPVAQALGIAEAAAAIADPQVKAQLRGNTEQALAAGVFGVPTLQIDDTLLWGNDAHPLMQAVLADPQLLQRGEMARLADLPVGVQRGA
- a CDS encoding GH12 family glycosyl hydrolase domain-containing protein; amino-acid sequence: MHHPHAVPIATSVPCVRTPHASLRRRLLQTLFAVACLAAAPLALAGPYKIFGNHYAWVNNFNDPNNVIQGSFGTGSTPELTVTFNFSSSNLYGYPAIVRGWHYDWNPTSDTLFPRQVSSLSTIPVKFNYSAGGSNLGGDFAYDLFFRHDTSKGVPQLEVMIWGGHNSWPIGTLTASNVISAGGYTFDLWEGNNSAAGYYVYTFIPHGTAGQPNLPTSGSLNVDVKPFLNWLQANRSQDRRYSNALYLHVVEAGFEVVRGNGWAKVSATIDAH